In Lemur catta isolate mLemCat1 chromosome 1, mLemCat1.pri, whole genome shotgun sequence, one DNA window encodes the following:
- the CAPN3 gene encoding calpain-3 isoform X7 codes for MALGVTVGRTGALWTEMRRPVYSTRSLRTESSGESRTQEDPEGMSYDDFIYHFTKLEICNLTADALESDKLQTWTVSVNEGRWVRGCSAGGCRNFPDTFWTNPQYRLKLLEEDDDPDDSEVICSFLVALMQKNRRKDRKLGANLFTIGFAIYEVPKEMHGNKQHLQKDFFLYNASKARSKTYINMREVSQRFRLPPSEYVIVPSTYEPHQEGEFILRVFSEKRNLSEEAENTISVDRPVKKKKPKPIIFVSDRANSNKELGVDQESEEGKDKTSPDKQEKSPQPRPGNTDQESEEQQQFRNIFKQIAGDDMEICADELKNVLNTVVNKHKDLKSRGFTLESCRSMIALMDTDGSGRLNLQEFHHLWRKIKAWQKIFKHYDTDQSGTINSYEMRNAVNDAGFHLNSQLYDIITMRYADRHMNIDFDSFICCFIRLEGMFRAFNAFDKDGDGIIKLNVLEWLQLTMYA; via the exons TTGGAAGGACTGGAGCTTTGTGGACAGAGATGAGAAGGCCCGTCTACAGCACCAGGTCACTGAGGACGGAGAGTTCTGGTGAGTCCAGAACCCAGGAGGACCCAGAAGG GATGTCATATGATGATTTCATCTACCATTTTACAAAGCTGGAGATCTGCAACCTCACAGCCGATGCTCTGGAGTCTGACAAGCTTCAGACCTGGACAGTGTCTGTGAACGAGGGCCGCTGGGTGAGGGGCTGCTCCGCCGGAGGCTGCCGCAACTTCCCAG ACACTTTCTGGACCAACCCGCAGTACCGTCTGAAGCTCCTGGAGGAGGACGACGACCCGGATGACTCTGAGGTGATCTGCAGTTTTCTGGTGGCCCTGATGCAGAAGAACCGGCGGAAAGACCGGAAGCTGGGGGCCAACCTCTTCACCATTGGCTTCGCCATCTATGAG GTTCCCAAAGAG ATGCACGGGAACAAGCAGCACCTGCAGAAGGACTTCTTCCTGTACAACGCCTCCAAGGCCAGGAGCAAAACCTACATCAACATGCGGGAGGTGTCCCAGCGCTTCCGCCTGCCTCCCAGCGAGTATGTCATCGTGCCCTCCACCTACGAGCCCCACCAGGAGGGGGAATTCATCCTCCGGGTCTTCTCTGAAAAGAGGAACCTCTCTGA GGAAGCTGAAAACACAATCTCCGTGGATCGGCCAGTG aaaaagaaaaaacccaag cccatcATCTTCGTTTCGGACAGAGCAAACAGCAACAAGGAGCTGGGTGTGGACCAGGAGTCAGAGGAGGGCAAAGACAAAACAAGCCCTGATAAGCAAGAGAAATCCCCACAG CCACGGCCTGGCAACACTGACCAGGAAAGTGAGGAACAGCAGCAATTTCGGAACATTTTCAAGCAGATAGCAGGCGAC GACATGGAGATCTGTGCAGATGAGCTCAAGAATGTCCTTAACACAGTTGTGAACAAAC ATAAGGACCTGAAGTCACGAGGATTCACACTGGAGTCCTGCCGTAGCATGATCGCCCTCATGGAT aCAGACGGCTCTGGGAGGCTGAACCTACAAGAGTTCCATCACCTCTGGAGGAAGATTAAGGCTTGGCAG aaaattttcaaacactATGACACAGACCAATCTGGCACCATTAACAGCTATGAGATGCGGAACGCAGTCAATGATGCAG GATTCCACCTCAACAGCCAGCTCTACGACATCATTACCATGCGGTACGCGGACAGGCACATGAACATCGACTTCGACAGTTTCATCTGCTGCTTCATCAGGCTGGAGGGCATGTTCA GAGCTTTCAATGCCTTTGACAAGGACGGAGACGGTATCATCAAACTCAATGTTCTAGAG TGGCTGCAGCTCACCATGTACGCCTGA